CACGAGCCTTGGACTGAAGTTCGTTaatctctttttggagacGCTCAACCTCTCGCTGAAGCTTCTTCCCGTAGAAGTCAATGTAGTATGTGGCACCGTTATAGCTCGCCATGAAGAATATGAAAGAGAGGTAAATGGACGCAACGTATTTGTATTTGAATACCAGAGGACAAACTGTCATTGTCCCTAGCTGGTAGAAGTATTGGATTGCCATAAAGGCAAAAACAGGGAATGGTTCTGGGAGCGAGTTGACGAATTTCCCTATTGGCTTTTTAGCAAACGCTTTTCGAAGATGCACAAACGAGGTCACCTTTCCGTtcttaattttttcagcgcGCTTGACGGTGATAAAGTAATGATACAGGGACTGCCACACAAAGTACATCAACGATGTGTACAAGATTCCGTTCCATATTTCCCAGTTATGCAACTTCATGGATCCTGGGAACCGTGTTTGGCGATACTCCACAGGCAGTTGGTGTGTTATCACGTACATCACAGCGGGCGGAATGACATGAATGAAAGTGGAGGTCGTTTTATCGATGGAATGCAGAACCagcttgtttttccaaGTTATCACAGCGAACGAAAGCGTACCGTAAGAGAAGCTCAAACAAGTCACGtacaatatttttgaacTTGGGAGAGCCCATAAGAACACCATGAGCAGCCCGTTGGCAAAGTAGCACAGGTCTGCCAGATAATAATTCCAATTCATTTTATAGTAGGTGATGAATCTGATCGGCATCAAAGCAGCAAAAAGCACGGTGTACACGACATGAAACCATTCCGGATGCTTTCCAATGACAAGACCGAGAAAGAATATTAGGTACACGGAGCTGGCATAGTACAGTTTCTCCGTTTTTGACGCGGTAATAGTCTTGTCAATTCCAACATACAGCTTGTCAAGTCTGTTATTGAGCACCAGCTTTAGATGTTTCATGTCATCATTGCTGATGTTGAACttaattttctttttgttgaacttcttgatAGACTCCGAGGAGTAATTCTTGACCCGTTGGTAGGTTGGATGCTTTTTGATCTCTGTTGACAAGATCTGCGGGTTTAGCAGATCGAAGAAGGAGAGATCGTCCATATTGATACTACTTGAAGAGCCTCTTCTGGGAtgccttgattttggcccGCTTCCAGAATCCAATGCCAGCAAAATCGGCGAGTCCATATCGGAACTAGACTTCATGAGCGGCGTGGAGTTGGCTGTTGATGGCTGGCTCATGGAGTTTTCGTCAGACTTCTCTGTGGTGCCCGTTCCTGTGTCTTCAGACACATCTTCTTTGCTATCTTTACCATTGTGAGTCACCTTGACATCGTCGGGTGCAGATTCGGGCTCTTTTGTCATCCTGAACTCGTAagtcaacaagatcaaaaataaattaaataatttacTTTATCACATGCCATCATAATAATGTTGAAAAGCAAGCTTTCTTGGCTGTGCTGGATTTATATCAAATTATATGGATTACCACCGGTGTGCCTCGTCGCCTTCGGCCCACTCCTTCTCGACATAGCCCAGCTCCTTTTTCACGCGGGCAACGGTGGATGGATCTCCCATGTTCTTGCCCAGGTTGTCGCTGATCTTGATGGCCGGGTTTCCGTTCATACTTTTGAGCTTAATAACAATGTTCAACGGAGAAGAGCCTTCAAAGTCATTAGTCAAGTTTGTGCCAATGCCAAAAGACGCACGCATGCCACAACTATcagctttcttcttgtatTCGATACATTTGTCAACATTGAGCGAGTCGCTGTAGCAGATCACTTTCGAGAATTTAGGTAGCTTCAACACTTCCAGGTAGTGGTGAGATATTTTGTCGGTGTAATCCAGAGGAGAGCCAGAATCCTGGCGCACCCCAACGTAGTGGTCGGAGTAGGGTGGAACAAATGCTCTCAAAAAAGCGTCTGTACCAAAAGTATCGGTCAATGCCAGACCGGCATTTGCAGTGCCCATTGTATTGAGCCAATAGTCCATTGCCAACTTGTTTGCATTTTTGTAGTCCTGTGTGACAGCCGCAATTCCCATCATCCACTCGTGGCCGACTGTGCCAATTGGTTTGACTCCAAATTCTCTGGCAAACATCACGTTGGACGTtcccagaaacagctcaCCATTGTCGGCCTCCTTGGCAGCTTGACACAGCCCTTTCATTACCAGGCGTTGTGTTTCTAATGACCGTCTTCTACGGGTGCCGAACTCGCTGAATGCACAGCCATTGGCAAGTAGCTTGGCTCCTTTCTGTCTGGCTTTCTCCAATTGTCCCTCGTTGGTCCAGTTGGTATCCACATACCTAAAATAAGCTTCCGATATGAGAGATAGTAGTGGAATCTCATACAGCGTGACATCGACCCACTTGCCGGTCACCTCAAGACCGAATTCCTCCGGTTTGTCCACGTTTAGGAGTTTCACTTGTTCAGCAGGCCGCAGCTTGAAATCCTTGATAAATTcgagatatttttcaggcAAGAAAGGCAGTTCGGTTCTGAGATAGTCAATGTCGCTCGGAGTAAACCTGAGCGAACCCAAATGGTCAATCTGTGTGCGCAGCCAGTCTAAAGCGGCCTTGTTCAGTTGCATCGATGGCGTCCTATTGGTGTACccaaaaacagcttctGCGTTTGGCAGGTTTATATAGATCGCCGCGTGCATCGTGATCTTGTACAGATCAGTATCCAGCAAAGAATTGACGATAAAAGTCATTTTGCAAATTATGAGTAATTGATAAAAGTATTATTTATCAACTGAAATATATTGCATACATACACTAAAATACACTATCTTCGCccaaatttattatttcGTCGgatctcgtcaatctcGTTGATTTCATCTCAAACTCATTCAGCCCAAATACTTTCAACCCGTAGAGAACCACAATGTCTTTGTGGCCCCAGTTGTCCTCGACAACTAGCACGACGTTCTTCACCGGGAACTCGTCAAGAATCATCAGGATCTCGCGTGAAAAGGGAAACGTTTGGTAGCTTTGGCCGCCTCGCGCCTGGAACTCGAACTCACTCACCTTGGCAAGCCCGCGAAGATGCGAGAACACGAGATCTTGGTTGTAGTAAACTGCCAGCTTGTTTCGTAGCAGTTTTGCGTGCTTCGAGTTGGCCGGCTCCACCAGAAGCGAAACGCGGCGTGGAGCACACTCGGTAAGCGAGGAGACACGCGGATAATATAGCCCCACTTGACGCAGATAATTGGGCTCACTCAATTGGACGCCAAACGTGATTGGAAGGTCCTGCGCAAGAGCCTGCCAGTACTGCGAGTTGTCCACCAAAACGTTCGCCGGCGAGTTTTCCGAGCTCGTGAGTTCGACATTGTTCAGACCCGTCAAGGTCCGCTTGTGGCCCTGTACGGTTCGCCTTACGAAATCAAGCCAACCGTGAAGGACACGGTCAAGCACTTTTGTGCGGACGCGTTTCAATTTCGGTAGAGTGGtgtactttttcaagaCCCGTGCGCCCCGATCGTAACTTGCGTAGTTCAATGTACCGGCAACACGAGGCTCGAGGCGCTGGTTGAACTCATGTTGGACCAGTCGTGACAGCGTAGTCTCTATCTCCTGCTCAGAATAGCCTGCTGATTGAAGAGCTTGGATCTGAGAACTCACCGAAGACATTTGCCCATccactttttccagcacctcATGCGAGATCTCGTCTCTCAACTTTTCGACCTCAAGTTGGGAAATCCGTTCTTCCATGACAGACTCCAAATGTTCCATCTTATCGGATACTAGTTCTTCAAGCTTTTTGTCCAATGAGTCTTGGAGAAACTCAATGACTATATTCTGCACCGACTGCTTAATTTCGCGATGTGAGAAGTCCTCGTGTTTCTGCAATTGCTGTATTTGCTCTTCGATTTGCTCTATTTTGTGCCTATCATTGTTATTGTTCGTATTTGAAAGCTGCTCCAGTTTTTCGCCAATCTCACCAAGtttcttttcaaaaccTCTAAACTTGTGATGCACAAGCCCCAGATCCACTGTGTTTTCGTAGTAGCTTCCAGCAGATGCCAAACGCGCAATCACCATCAAGAATAATATCACTACTAGCACAGGGAACGTCTTGATGATGTACACGATGGTCTTGGATTTCAAGAATGCAGGAGGTTCCACATCTGGCTCCTGTATTTTTTCTTCGTCGCTGGATTCAACAATGGTCTCGTCAAGAGACTCATCATACGAatcttcgtcctcatctACCCACTCCTCGTCAGACTCATTATCCACAAGCTCTGGCGAGTTTTTTCGCCTCAAAAACTGGCGATTCAGGTACTCGACATCCTGCCGTCCCAGAGAGCTCGCCTCATCGTCCGACGCCGACCAGTCGAACCCGGACGCTATCTGCTCTAGCTTGTCTTGTATTTTCATGCGCGAAACAAATAAACAAAAATTATCTACAGTTTTTACCGGTGTAAGGTGTAACTTTGATACACGATAGCCTGGATGCTATCACACATTAACGGGTTGCAGTCTAGAGAAGGAGGTTGTCTTCCATGTCATAGAATATGTTGCGCAGAAAGCGGTCTCCCGTGGTGTCGAGAAACTCCCACAGCGAGTCCGAGATCTGACCATCGGTATCCTTTTCGAGAGTATCGTTGCTTGGCGGAGCAAATGCCATTCCGTCTGTCGAattctgtttctgctgcgAGCTCAAGTTGCGCAGATAGTGGTCTATGCCAATTGTCCCTTCCAGAAGTCCACCGTTCGAAAAATCTGCCGGTTGTTCACTGCTCGATTCGAGGTGGCACATGGCAGCTTTGGAAATTTGTTCAAACGTGTCTCGAAACATGCAAGCCGAAGGCCACTTCTCAGCCATCACATACAAAATGCTGGAGCAGGCATTGATGGTCTCGTAAATAGAGGATTTCCGCTTCCATTTCAGCACACCAAGCCCTGCATCGAGCCAAAGACAATATATGAACGAAATCCCCGAAACGAAACAGCAGTGCATGGCTAGCCAGGTGTAGCTCAGTTTGCCTTTTGCGTGGATGTTTTTGTAGTTGATGCAGATAGCAGAGGCAGACTCTGTAAAAATCTTGAACCAGTCAAGAGCTTCTTTGGGGGCCTTTTCTCTCAGTTTTGCTACTTCTAATACCACCGGCCGAAGTAGAAGTAGCATGGAATTGTGGTACGAGATGATCGACCAATTGTCTGTTTCAAAAGTTGAAACCGCATCGTCTTTGGATGGGAACGTTGCCATCCAGTCGTTCAGCTCCACAACTATCTGTACGCGCGTGGCCTCAATGTCTTCTGGGTTCCCCAACAAATGTGCAGGCTTGTAAATGAACGTGCAAATATTCGATTGTATTCGCCGTAGCCGTGCTACGTGACAGGCCACTCTCGTCTCCTCCGAGTGTGGGGGAAATGGGGCGTCAATGTCTGCATCCGAAATGCTGAACGGTCTTCCAAGAACCAGAGCGTTGATTCTCTCCATCCCGTATGCTGACCAGAAAACACGTGACCTgagttcttcaagcttTGCGTCACAGCTGCGGTATGGTTTGCGGTGAAGACCCAACGCCACTGCCGTTCGGATGGCAAGACCTGTGGTCTGCCAGCACGATGAGCCATCAGGCATTTTCTGGGCGAAAACAGTGATCAGCAAATACGCCTGGACAGCGCGCAGAGTAGTGGCTCCAATGACCGAGCCGATATTCTCGAACGCTTTTTCGTAGTAACTCCGCTTGTTGGATGTCTGAGTACGGTCCTCAAGCAGCTGGGTACCTATGGCAAAGATGATGTACACGAAAAATAATGACTCTGGGTCCTGCGAGTCGTCGTTCATCACTTGGTTGAACATCGTCAAAGTGCTGTTCCAATCCAGAAACGGGTACTGACATTGAACATAGTTCTTGTATGCCGTGAGATACGAGGAGGCAAGTTTTTTTGATGGTTTGGAAAAGACCGTTTGCGCAGGCTCGGCCTCTTCAATGCCAGAAGTTGTGGGGTTGGGCTTTGCAGTGTAACAATTGATAGACTCGCTAATGGTCTTTGCGATGTAGTATGCACTGCTTTCTCCTAAATATCTTGATTCTCCGGCTGCCTGCAATGTGATGTACCCAACctgttgagcgagatcaGATTTGCTGGGCGCAGGGTTCTGGACCTGTGGCACTTCGACTGAACTTTCTTTTCGCGCGTCACCAACGCTCTCCAACTGGGCAGTAAGCTGCTGCAGTCGTGTTTCTAAAATCTCCAAATAATTCCGTTTAATTTCTCTTCCTGTAGGAGGGTCGATCACCGTGCAATCGATTCCCAGCTTGAGGCAAGCAGAGCAGCTAGGGTATTTCCCGTcgcatttttttcttcgcTTCTTGCAAAAGCAGCATGCTGCCATCTGGTGTTTCCCTCCCGACCTCCGCCTCATGGTCCCGTCTGGCGTTTCCGACTGCATCGGATAATCTGGCACTTGTGGAATAAAAGTTTGTGAGAGATAAGAATCCATACTCTAAATAATAATAATATCTCCGACCGTATcttatctgaaaaattctgGCGGAAGTTCCCGTTGGGACAGATGATAAATATGCTGGCATATGGACTAAGCCAAAAATCATGTCGACTTATCCTCCAAGAGAAGAACTACCTCCACTGGGTGCACTGTGTCTCGACTACACCGATGACATCCACCGGCCCCCAGGCGATCCGCTGAACGAGCTGTCTTACCAGTTTCCAGTGATTCACGAAATGGTGAAAGATGCTACTGTGTGGAACGTTGTCAGAAAGGACGAGTATTCTGATGAAACATTACAAAACTACATTGATGCCTGCAACCGCCTTCAGCAAAGAGGAGCTGTCGGGGTGATCACCTCCTGCGGCTTCTTGGCTCAGGTGCAAAACCGTCTAGCTGCCGCGGTGGAAATTCCGGTTGCAACAAGCAGTCTTATTCAGTTACCGTTTGTATCCATGGTGATTGGACCATCCAAGCTCATTGGGGTCTTGACTTTCGACGCAGAAGTTCTAGGAAAGGCTCACTTTAAAGGTCTGGGAATTGGCGAAGAGCTTCAGTCCAGAATTGTCGTCAAGGGATGTCCTGTTGGGGGTGTTTTACGCGGGATGATCATAGAGGGAGACCCGTACATTCATGACgacctggagaaagagatGGTTAGTATTGCAAAAGAGCTTGTTGGGGATAATCCGTCAATTGGGGCAATTGTTCTAGAGTGCACTCAGATGCCACCATTTGCTCGCGCAGTTCAAAAAGCAACAGGCTTGCCGGTCTACGATGCAATCACAATGATCGACTGGTTTTACTCTGGTTTGGTGACCAGAATAGTTCCCGAAGAcggaagaaaagaagaagggctACGTAGAAGACGCAGAAGCGCTAAAGAACTTAAATAATCTATTCTAAAGCTGGTATGAAAACGTTTTTTTCTCGTATCCTCTTACcgaaaacgaaaaaaaggTACGGAATTGGAATCATTCCCAAGGCAATGAAACCAATTAAGCTGGCGCCCCAGTGGACATTCAAGGTgacaaacagctgttttGCGAATAACGGAAAGGAGGCAGCAAAAACGGACCGTAAAAACGTGGCAGCCGCTATTGCAGATGCAGAGTAGCAGGTATAGGTGTCAATGAGATAATTCAGGCTTCCTTGGAAAATGGTTATGAAGCCACAGCCCATCATCATAATTCCCAGGCAAGGGACGGGCCAGGGAATGTTCGGCGAACAAGTCCatccaaaaataaatattcCGGCGGGCATTAGCCATCccaaaatcatcatcacTGGAAGCCGCTGTTCAGGTAAAGGGTCCCCATTGTTCTTTTCCACCAAACTGGCGTACCGATTAGCCCAAAGCATGTTGCCCACACAACCAAAAAGAACTCCAAGCAGGAGCGAAATGCATGGTAATGTCCCTGTCGTTCCTTTCCACCCCTTGGCCAAGTAAAATGCTTCCGAGACATTGGTGAGAATCAAATAAAATAACCCATAAACGTAGCTGGCAAATAGCGACATTAAAAACACAACAGGAGTGGCCAGAATGGCAAACGGCCGCACCATGTGGATTTTGACTAGCTCGCGAATGTTCAGGTCCCAAGTATCCAGTTTTGAATGTATTTCCCATGATCCTGACTTTAGGCGCTCTTTTTTGGCTTCTCGTGCCAGCAAGACAGGCTCATATGTTTCATGCAAAAAGGTGCAACAGACGACAATAATGCAAATACTCAATCCCCCAATGAACCATTGTGGATTCCTCCAATTGGTTTTCATGCTTAATAACGACCCTATAGTAGGGCCCAGCGCTGCTCCGTTGATCACGAAACAGGCATAGAATGCAAATGCCGCTCCTCTTTGTGCTGGCGACCATATATCTCCAAGGACACCTCCCGACGCCACAATTGGTGCTCCGGCAAAAAAGCCACCCAGGAACCGTGTCACCATCATTGCACCTAGGCTGTATGAGATACCGGTTGCAAATGTCAACATCGCGGACATAAGAAATGGAGCAAATATGCCAATTTTGCGGCCGTAAATCTCTGACAGTGGAGCAAACACCATAGGGCCAAAAGCTATGCCGAGGATGTACAGAGAAGTAAGAAGCAGTACCACTTCTCGCGACACTCCAAACTCGTTCCGAATATCGTCAACACAGTATTCAAACGACATAGTTGTGGAATTGAATTGTGCACTGAATGTGGTCAATCCATAAAGTACTGTGTGTaccagcttttttttcgtgctccAGTTGATTGGTCTTTGGAGACTTTTAGGCTGGAACTGGAGCATCTTGGCCTTGTCTAGCTGTAAGTGCTCATCGAAATAAGACTTGTCAGTCGACAGGGTCTCCAGAACGATCTCAGAGCTGTTCTTCGACATGAGGGGGCATTTCAGTGAGACTACTCTTTTAAAAAGCCACTGTTTTGCGATCCACCAAAAATTTGACGTTTCAATCCGAAGCGGATATCTCCGACTGAGATCTTATCGAAAAAAATGTCGGACATTTTGACAGAAAGTTATTCGAGATAAGAAATGATAGATGCCAGACGACTATTTATTGCAAAGCAAATTCAGCTTCGCCTTGCAAAATGAAAGAACGCAGCGACAATAAATCCAAGGAAACGGTTTCTCAAGTTGAGGTAAACCCTGTTCTCTCGACGGTTGTTTCGCTCGACGGACGCGAGATCGAGATCCACCAATTGGATGCGGACGTTGCTCTGCAGTACCATCAAGACGCGATGGATCTGGTCATGGACCCAGAATTCGAGCGCAAGCTAGTGCGCAAAATAGACTGGTGTTTGATGCCGGTTATTGCTGCACTCATGTCTTGTCAGCTAATGGACAAAACAACCAACTCTTACGCTTCGATCATGAATCTACAAAAGGACCTCAACATGTCCGATAAGGAATACAGCTGGGTCGGCAGCACTTTTTACTTTGGATACCTTATTTTCCAATTCCCAGCaaacctgctgctgcagaagCTTCCTCTTTCGAAAACTTTGGGAGCAGCAGTCATGATCTGGGGTGTCGTGCTGATGTGTCACGCGGCCTGCACTAATGCTGCCGGGTTTCTTGCCTGTCGAGTCATCCTAGGAGTTTTCGAAGGTTTCATGAACCCAGCGTATGTTCTTCTCACCAGTCAATGGTACCGGAAGAGCGAGCAGTTCATGCGTGCCTGTGTCTGGTGGGGATTTCAAGGTTTTGGTACTCttttgggagcaggaaTCGCTTATGGCCTTGCAGTGCACCGTTCAGGCAACTACTCTTTTGACTCGTGGAGAATGCTGTACATTATCACGGGGATTATCACTGTCGTTTTGGGTTTCGTCTCTTTGGTGCACGTTCCAGACTTGCCGGTTAAAGCAtggtttttgaacgagatAGAGAAGAAATACTGTGTTGAAAGAGTCAAAGGAAATCAgcaaggttttggaagcCATAAGTTCAAACGCCACCAAATGCTCGAGGCGTTCCAAGACCCAGTGTTGTACCTGTTTTTCCTTTATGGAATGTCGTATGCAATTCCCAACGGAGGCTTTACTAACTTTGGTTCTATTCTTTTGAAAGGAGACTTTGGCTTTTCCACTCAGAATGCGCTATTAATGGGAATGCCTGGCGGAGCCATCGACATCGTCTTCCCTATTTCTGTGGCCTATCTCACTTATCGCTTTTTGAATAATAGCAGGCTCATCTCGAGCATCATTGTCCAAATAATCACAATCATCGGGATGTGCTGCCTAAACTTTACAAGTCACAAGGGATCTCGACTCTTTGGATATCTCTCTTTCTACATGGCAACATCTGTCTCCGCTGGTATGGTGTCTGTTCTCTCATCGAATGTTGCTGGAAGTACGAAGAAGGTGACTATGAACACGACTTATCTTGTTGGCTACTGCGTGGGCAACATCATAGGACCACAGACTTTCATCTCAGCTCAGAAGCCAGGATACATTGGGGCAAAGACTGCTATGCTAGTCAGCTTTGCCGTGGGATTACTTTGTATTGTGTCGCTCCTGGTGCTCTATGtgcacagaaacagaatCCGTGACAAGAAGCGGGCTGCCCTGGGCGACAAGTACCAGGTTCCAGATACCATTGCTTTTGCTGACCTGACAGATATCGAGAACCCGGAGTTTAGATATTCTTTATAGCGAATGTGATTTAATGCGACACCAAGAAGGAAACAGTAACGTGTGAATGTGAAACTCCCGAGACAGGCCGATTCTTTCTTACTGGCTAGCTTCCACTGCATTATAATATTGGCCCAAAGGTCTATCTAAATTAGCTATAATATCTCGTAGATATTGGGCGTTTTTCAGGAACCGTGATAAGGCCCTGTCCCTCCTTAAGTCTAAATTGGACTGCCCTCAGAAGCTCGTACAACAAAGACAGCACAGGCGTGTCGaccttgagctctctgGCCACCCTTAACAAGTTGCCCAGAATAACCTCAAGCTCAATAGGATTGCCCTTCTTCACGTCAACAAGCATGGACGGCTCAAACCAGTCGCCGTCGTCAGAGTGGACAACAGTGTTGATCACGTCCTCTGGAAGCTCGACACCGTCAGCTTTGGCAACCTTCACGACCTCTCTCATAGCAGGAATAGACACGGACTCCAGAGTGCCAGAAAGATCCAATCTCCCTGTGTCTATGCCTGTGAGAGCACACACCGTGTTCAAAGTAGCATTGTACACCAATTTTCTGTATCTGTACCATTTGGTGTCCTCAAAGTAAGACACATCGTTTTTGCCATTGCTGTAGAGGGAAATGAACTCCTTTGCCTTTTCCACTTGGAAGTCCTTATCGAGGTTAGGATTCTCAAACACACTGATGACAGCCTTGTCGGTTTGAATGTGCGAAATGACACCATTGTGGTTATGAGAT
The sequence above is a segment of the Ogataea parapolymorpha DL-1 chromosome I, whole genome shotgun sequence genome. Coding sequences within it:
- a CDS encoding Nicotinate phosphoribosyltransferase — protein: MTFIVNSLLDTDLYKITMHAAIYINLPNAEAVFGYTNRTPSMQLNKAALDWLRTQIDHLGSLRFTPSDIDYLRTELPFLPEKYLEFIKDFKLRPAEQVKLLNVDKPEEFGLEVTGKWVDVTLYEIPLLSLISEAYFRYVDTNWTNEGQLEKARQKGAKLLANGCAFSEFGTRRRRSLETQRLVMKGLCQAAKEADNGELFLGTSNVMFAREFGVKPIGTVGHEWMMGIAAVTQDYKNANKLAMDYWLNTMGTANAGLALTDTFGTDAFLRAFVPPYSDHYVGVRQDSGSPLDYTDKISHHYLEVLKLPKFSKVICYSDSLNVDKCIEYKKKADSCGMRASFGIGTNLTNDFEGSSPLNIVIKLKSMNGNPAIKISDNLGKNMGDPSTVARVKKELGYVEKEWAEGDEAHRW
- a CDS encoding Conserved hypothetical membrane protein; amino-acid sequence: MKIQDKLEQIASGFDWSASDDEASSLGRQDVEYLNRQFLRRKNSPELVDNESDEEWVDEDEDSYDESLDETIVESSDEEKIQEPDVEPPAFLKSKTIVYIIKTFPVLVVILFLMVIARLASAGSYYENTVDLGLVHHKFRGFEKKLGEIGEKLEQLSNTNNNNDRHKIEQIEEQIQQLQKHEDFSHREIKQSVQNIVIEFLQDSLDKKLEELVSDKMEHLESVMEERISQLEVEKLRDEISHEVLEKVDGQMSSVSSQIQALQSAGYSEQEIETTLSRLVQHEFNQRLEPRVAGTLNYASYDRGARVLKKYTTLPKLKRVRTKVLDRVLHGWLDFVRRTVQGHKRTLTGLNNVELTSSENSPANVLVDNSQYWQALAQDLPITFGVQLSEPNYLRQVGLYYPRVSSLTECAPRRVSLLVEPANSKHAKLLRNKLAVYYNQDLVFSHLRGLAKVSEFEFQARGGQSYQTFPFSREILMILDEFPVKNVVLVVEDNWGHKDIVVLYGLKVFGLNEFEMKSTRLTRSDEIINLGEDSVF
- a CDS encoding putative MFS-type transporter, with protein sequence MSKNSSEIVLETLSTDKSYFDEHLQLDKAKMLQFQPKSLQRPINWSTKKKLVHTVLYGLTTFSAQFNSTTMSFEYCVDDIRNEFGVSREVVLLLTSLYILGIAFGPMVFAPLSEIYGRKIGIFAPFLMSAMLTFATGISYSLGAMMVTRFLGGFFAGAPIVASGGVLGDIWSPAQRGAAFAFYACFVINGAALGPTIGSLLSMKTNWRNPQWFIGGLSICIIVVCCTFLHETYEPVLLAREAKKERLKSGSWEIHSKLDTWDLNIRELVKIHMVRPFAILATPVVFLMSLFASYVYGLFYLILTNVSEAFYLAKGWKGTTGTLPCISLLLGVLFGCVGNMLWANRYASLVEKNNGDPLPEQRLPVMMILGWLMPAGIFIFGWTCSPNIPWPVPCLGIMMMGCGFITIFQGSLNYLIDTYTCYSASAIAAATFLRSVFAASFPLFAKQLFVTLNVHWGASLIGFIALGMIPIPYLFFVFGKRIREKNVFIPALE
- a CDS encoding Allantoate permease; protein product: MKERSDNKSKETVSQVEVNPVLSTVVSLDGREIEIHQLDADVALQYHQDAMDLVMDPEFERKLVRKIDWCLMPVIAALMSCQLMDKTTNSYASIMNLQKDLNMSDKEYSWVGSTFYFGYLIFQFPANLLLQKLPLSKTLGAAVMIWGVVLMCHAACTNAAGFLACRVILGVFEGFMNPAYVLLTSQWYRKSEQFMRACVWWGFQGFGTLLGAGIAYGLAVHRSGNYSFDSWRMLYIITGIITVVLGFVSLVHVPDLPVKAWFLNEIEKKYCVERVKGNQQGFGSHKFKRHQMLEAFQDPVLYLFFLYGMSYAIPNGGFTNFGSILLKGDFGFSTQNALLMGMPGGAIDIVFPISVAYLTYRFLNNSRLISSIIVQIITIIGMCCLNFTSHKGSRLFGYLSFYMATSVSAGMVSVLSSNVAGSTKKVTMNTTYLVGYCVGNIIGPQTFISAQKPGYIGAKTAMLVSFAVGLLCIVSLLVLYVHRNRIRDKKRAALGDKYQVPDTIAFADLTDIENPEFRYSL